Proteins encoded by one window of Pelecanus crispus isolate bPelCri1 chromosome 8, bPelCri1.pri, whole genome shotgun sequence:
- the LOC104035132 gene encoding C-terminal-binding protein 2: MDRHKVKRQRLDRICEGIRPPIVNGPMPARPLVALLDGRDCTVEMPILKDVATVAFCDAQSTQEIHEKVLNEAVGALMYHTITLSRQDLEKFKALRVIVRIGSGYDNVDIKSAAELGIAVCNIPSSSVEETADSTLCHILNLYRRVTWLHQAMREGNRASSVEQIREVAGGAVRIRGETLGIIGLGRVGQAVALRAKSFGFNVIFYDPYLPDGVERSLGLQRVGTLQDLLMHSDCITLHCSLNEHNHHLINDFTIKQMRQGCFLVNTARGGLVDEKALAQALKEGRIRGTALDVHESEPFSFAQGPLKDAPNVICTPHTAWYSEQASIESREDAAKEIRRAITGHIPDALRNCVNKEYLLLAAQWSSIDPATVHPELNGAAAYRFPPGVVGVATPGLPEPPVVEGIVTHGIPSVSHSAPRTPSPGETSKLDADREIPADQ, translated from the exons atGGACCGGCACAAAGTGAAGCGGCAGCGGCTGGACCGGATCTGCGAAG GCATACGGCCTCCTATTGTGAATGGCCCAATGCCGGCACGGCCACTGGTTGCACTCCTGGATGGACGAGATTGCACTGTGGAGATGCCCATCTTGAAGGATGTTGCTACAGTGGCATTTTGTGATGCTCAGTCAACTCAGGAAATCCATGAAAAG GTGCTGAATGAGGCAGTAGGAGCTCTGATGTATCACACCATTACCCTTTCTCGTCAGGATCTGGAGAAATTCAAAGCCCTCAGGGTCATTGTGCGTATTGGCAGTGGCTATGACAATGTTGACATCAAATCTGCTGCAGAATTAG GCATTGCAGTTTGCAACATCCCTTCCTCCTCAGTAGAGGAGACTGCTGACTCCACCCTCTGCCACATCTTGAACCTCTATCGCCGTGTTACTTGGCTACATCAGGCTATGCGGGAAGGGAATCGAGCCTCGAGTGTAGAACAGATTCGAGAGGTGGCTGGAGGCGCTGTGCGTATCCGTGGGGAGACTTTGGGCATCATTGGACTAG GCCGAGTTGGACAGGCAGTGGCTCTGCGAGCCAAGTCCTTTGGCTTCAACGTGATTTTCTATGATCCCTATCTGCCGGATGGAGTGGAGCGATCCTTGGGTTTACAACGAGTAGGAACCCTGCAGGATCTACTAATGCACAGCGATTGCATCACATTGCACTGCAGCCTGAATGAACATAACCATCACCTCATCAATGACTTCACTATTAAACAG ATGCGCCAGGGCTGCTTCTTAGTGAACAcagcccggggagggctggTAGATGAGAAAGCCTTAGCACAAGCCTTGAAAGAAGGGAGAATCAGAGGAACAGCATTGGATGTGCATGAGTCTGAGCCTTTCAG CTTTGCTCAGGGGCCCTTAAAAGATGCACCCAATGTGATCTGCACCCCTCACACTGCCTGGTACAGTGAGCAGGCTTCCATTGAATCCAGAGAAGATGCAGCTAAAGAGATCCGCAGAGCTATTACAG GTCACATACCTGATGCTTTGAGGAACTGTGTTAATAAGGAGTACTTGCTGTTAGCAGCTCAGTGGTCCAGTATTGATCCTGCAACTGTCCACCCAGAACTCAACGGAGCTGCAGCTTACAG GTTTCCTCCAGGAGTAGTGGGAGTAGCCACCCCTGGGCTACCAGAACCACCAGTAGTGGAAGGGATTGTAACTCATGGGATcccttctgtttctcactctgcacCCCGTACCCCTTCCCCAGGAGAGACGAGCAAACTGGATGCAGACAGAGAGATTCCTGCTGACCAATAG